CTCGAACGTGCCCGCCGCCGACATGATCGCCGCCTTCGCGCGGATCGAGGACGGCTCCGGCGAGCCGGCGCGCGTCGCGATGGTGATGGTCCCGAAGACGACGCCGGGCGTGATCTGCATGGGCGAGACGAGCTGGGACGTGATCGGGGTTCGCGCCAGCGGCAGCTGGGACGTGGAATTCAAGGACGTGTTCATCCCCGACGCGATGATGGCGCCGATCCAGCCCGCGACGTCGGTGTTCGCGAACATGTCGTCGTTCGCGCCCTGGTTCAACATCACGATCTCCTCCGTCTACCTCGGCGTAGCCCAGGCCGCGATCGACTGGGTGAAGCGGTACCTGAAGGAGCGCACGCCGCCGACGGAGCAGCGGCCGCTGAGCCACATGCCGGGTCTGCAGTACCAGCTCGCCGAGATGGTGGCGCTGACCGAGAGCTCGCGCGCGCTGATCCGGACCTCGGCCGAGGACTGGATGGCGCGGCCGTGGGGAATCGAGGAGTCGGCGCGCAAGGGCGGACTGTGCAAGTACGTGTGCACGAACAACCACATGAAGGTGCTGGAGCTGGCGATGGACATCGCCGGCGGCCCGGGGATCTTCCGCCGCTTCGGGCTCGAGCGCATGTACCGCGACGCCCGTGCCGGCAAGGCCCACCCTCCCGCGGACATGATGGCGCTGGAGCAGATCGCGAAGTACGAGCTCGGAATCGCGCGCGACTTCCAGCCGCGTTGGGGCTAGTCGCCGATCAGCCCGCGAAGCTCGATCGCGCTGGCCAGGACGTGGTCGGGGCCTTCGGTCTCGAGCACGTGGCGCGGGCTGGTCCCGGTGAGAACGCCGACGGTCCGGACGCCCGCCGCTCGCCCCGCGCGGATGTCGATCGGCGAATCTCCGACGTAGAGCGCGCGACCGGCCTCGGTGCCCAGGCCGGCCAGGCAGAGCAGCACCGGCTCGGGGTGCGGCTTGCGATTGCGCACGTCCTCGCGGCCGACGATCGCGCTGAAGAGCTCGCGCACTCCCCAGCGATCCAGGTACGGCAGCGCGCGGCCCGACGAGGTGGCGATTCCCAGTCGGTACCCTTTTCGGTGTAGGTGCCGGAGCAGATCG
This portion of the Deltaproteobacteria bacterium genome encodes:
- a CDS encoding HAD family hydrolase, whose protein sequence is MPDEAIIFDMDGTLADSIEQYCRMARDVTELTGAPPVSRERVLALMGSGQPDLLRRLLPDDFPDAEAALERAVRLRLRGWMRSLDDVDPLPGCVDLLRHLHRKGYRLGIATSSGRALPYLDRWGVRELFSAIVGREDVRNRKPHPEPVLLCLAGLGTEAGRALYVGDSPIDIRAGRAAGVRTVGVLTGTSPRHVLETEGPDHVLASAIELRGLIGD
- a CDS encoding acyl-CoA dehydrogenase, which gives rise to MATQPDSGVFPDYPTLLRKPLSEREVRLLERARRHAADFAPRADAHDRDNSFPHENYEEMKQSGYAHMTMPAELGGEGVNLLELCACQEQLGQGCAGTAIGMNMHVFGIGSRLFDLRFETPERRAQGELMMKALAQTKGILCGSFSETGVPGAYMLPQTTARKVDGGWRIDGRKSYFSNVPAADMIAAFARIEDGSGEPARVAMVMVPKTTPGVICMGETSWDVIGVRASGSWDVEFKDVFIPDAMMAPIQPATSVFANMSSFAPWFNITISSVYLGVAQAAIDWVKRYLKERTPPTEQRPLSHMPGLQYQLAEMVALTESSRALIRTSAEDWMARPWGIEESARKGGLCKYVCTNNHMKVLELAMDIAGGPGIFRRFGLERMYRDARAGKAHPPADMMALEQIAKYELGIARDFQPRWG